In one Rhizobium leguminosarum genomic region, the following are encoded:
- a CDS encoding IS110 family transposase, producing the protein MLAPKTFMVGIDVSKAHLDMAIEGKAAVVRFDNDAAGCAALAAAVIGAELVVVEATGGYEMAIVRTLIAAGIAVAVVNPRQVRDFARASGRLAKTDQVDARVILHFARAMRPAQIPHIDDGRIALAALVTRRRQLVDMAVAEKNRLEHAPQAVAALIAETIAALKAQLASVDAAIALAIDAEPDMTARRDLLLTIPGIGEVGAAVLIAELPELGAIDDKKLAALVGVAPMARDSGTWRGQRHIAGGRATVRCALYMATLSAIRCSPAIKAFYTRLRDAGKPPKVAIVAAMRKFIIMINTILKRNTPWNEPQQHGC; encoded by the coding sequence ATGCTTGCCCCCAAAACTTTCATGGTCGGTATCGATGTCTCGAAGGCCCATCTCGATATGGCCATCGAGGGTAAAGCCGCCGTTGTCCGCTTCGACAATGATGCGGCGGGCTGTGCCGCACTGGCAGCAGCGGTGATCGGCGCAGAGCTTGTCGTCGTCGAAGCCACCGGCGGTTACGAGATGGCGATCGTCAGGACACTGATAGCCGCCGGCATTGCCGTTGCCGTCGTCAATCCCCGCCAGGTCCGCGATTTCGCCAGGGCCAGCGGGCGTCTGGCCAAGACCGATCAGGTCGATGCCCGCGTCATTCTCCACTTCGCCAGAGCGATGCGGCCGGCACAGATCCCCCATATCGACGACGGCCGCATCGCGCTTGCTGCCCTCGTCACCCGCCGCCGTCAGCTCGTCGACATGGCGGTGGCCGAGAAGAACCGCCTCGAACATGCCCCTCAAGCCGTTGCCGCGCTGATTGCCGAAACCATCGCCGCTCTCAAGGCTCAACTCGCCAGCGTCGATGCCGCCATCGCGCTCGCCATCGACGCCGAGCCCGATATGACCGCACGCCGCGACCTGCTGCTGACCATCCCGGGCATCGGCGAGGTCGGCGCCGCCGTGCTCATCGCCGAACTGCCCGAACTCGGCGCCATCGACGACAAGAAGCTCGCCGCCCTCGTCGGTGTCGCACCGATGGCCCGCGACAGCGGCACTTGGCGCGGACAACGCCACATCGCCGGCGGCCGCGCCACCGTCAGATGCGCCCTCTACATGGCAACCCTCTCGGCCATCCGCTGCAGCCCGGCCATCAAGGCCTTCTACACAAGGCTGCGCGACGCCGGCAAACCGCCCAAGGTCGCCATCGTCGCCGCCATGCGAAAATTCATCATCATGATCAACACCATCCTCAAAAGAAACACACCCTGGAACGAGCCCCAACAACACGGTTGCTGA
- a CDS encoding IS66 family transposase, translated as MTKRRLPMAEHADTLSLKALRELVTGLVERADRAEIRIEALEADNRKLREENDLLRVENTRLKVDNQLLRDEIARLKNLPPRPPFRPSGMDQATSDDKAVAGSQKPARRRGPKGDTGSATREEVLPASVPPGSRFRGYKDCVVRDLVVRAEVVRYRRECWVTPEGRTIIAPLPAGTKGGYGASLRRFCLMLHSHGQVTTQRLTTLLNDVGVEISKRQVIRFLTQRLDGFHAEDAAVLHAGLVSAPFVTVDDTGARHANRNFHTTQIGGEHFTAFRTAPSKSRLNFLALLRGNYQDYVLNDAAFTFLEDRQVDPALLARLKTRQPRRFANQVPFLEYLAANGIDIFDKEIIRPFAEAGIWGAIRHHGLVGNAVIVSDDAGQFRVGTHALCWVHAERLLHKLMPATPGQVRHVETLRDLIWRFYKALKAYQRRPDPRAAQGIQARFDRIFSLRTGYDDLDKLLFRLSRRKAELLRVLERPETPLHTNASERDLRGFVIKRKISGGTVSRNGRQARDSMLGLMKTCQKLGLSFWHYLGDRLGIGHKDHPIEPLASLVAARS; from the coding sequence ATGACGAAGCGCCGCCTCCCCATGGCCGAGCATGCTGATACGCTGTCGCTGAAGGCGTTGCGCGAGCTCGTGACGGGTCTGGTGGAGCGGGCTGATCGGGCGGAAATCCGGATTGAGGCGCTTGAGGCTGACAACCGAAAGCTTCGAGAAGAAAACGACCTGCTCAGGGTAGAGAACACGCGGCTGAAGGTCGACAACCAGCTTCTGCGCGATGAGATTGCGCGGCTTAAAAACCTGCCTCCACGCCCACCGTTCAGGCCATCGGGTATGGACCAGGCAACGAGCGACGACAAGGCGGTTGCCGGCAGCCAAAAGCCTGCGCGGCGTCGCGGGCCGAAGGGCGACACGGGGAGCGCCACGCGCGAAGAGGTGCTGCCTGCCAGCGTTCCACCTGGATCGCGCTTCAGGGGCTACAAGGATTGCGTGGTCCGGGATCTGGTTGTGCGGGCCGAAGTGGTGCGCTATCGCCGCGAATGCTGGGTGACACCGGAAGGACGCACGATCATTGCGCCGCTGCCAGCAGGTACAAAGGGCGGCTACGGCGCCAGTCTGCGTCGCTTCTGCCTGATGCTTCATAGCCATGGGCAGGTCACAACGCAGCGATTGACGACCTTGCTGAACGATGTCGGTGTCGAGATTTCCAAACGCCAGGTCATCCGGTTTTTGACGCAGCGGCTGGATGGCTTTCATGCCGAGGATGCCGCCGTGCTGCATGCGGGCCTGGTCTCGGCTCCCTTTGTCACGGTCGACGACACTGGCGCCCGTCATGCCAACCGCAATTTCCATACGACACAGATCGGAGGCGAACACTTCACTGCCTTCCGCACGGCGCCGTCGAAGTCGCGGCTGAACTTTCTGGCCCTGCTGCGCGGCAATTATCAGGACTATGTTCTCAACGATGCCGCCTTCACCTTTCTGGAAGACCGTCAGGTGGACCCCGCCCTTCTGGCGCGGTTGAAGACACGTCAACCGCGGCGGTTTGCCAATCAGGTTCCGTTTCTCGAGTATCTGGCCGCCAATGGTATCGACATCTTCGACAAAGAAATAATCCGCCCGTTTGCCGAGGCCGGCATCTGGGGCGCCATCCGCCATCATGGTCTGGTCGGCAATGCGGTGATTGTGTCCGACGATGCCGGACAGTTCCGCGTCGGCACCCATGCGCTGTGCTGGGTCCACGCCGAACGTTTGCTGCACAAACTGATGCCGGCGACACCCGGCCAAGTACGGCATGTAGAAACCCTGCGGGATCTCATCTGGCGCTTTTACAAGGCCCTGAAAGCCTATCAGCGAAGACCTGATCCCCGTGCAGCCCAAGGCATTCAGGCCCGGTTCGATCGGATTTTTTCCCTCCGCACCGGTTATGACGATCTCGACAAACTGCTGTTTCGGCTGAGCCGCCGCAAGGCGGAGCTGCTGCGGGTTCTGGAGCGGCCTGAAACCCCGCTCCATACCAATGCGTCGGAAAGAGATCTGCGCGGATTTGTCATCAAGCGAAAGATCTCCGGCGGCACGGTCAGTCGCAACGGTCGGCAGGCGCGTGACAGCATGCTCGGCCTGATGAAGACCTGCCAAAAGCTCGGCCTGTCGTTCTGGCACTATCTCGGCGATCGGTTGGGGATCGGTCACAAAGATCATCCTATTGAGCCGCTTGCCTCCCTGGTTGCAGCACGCTCTTGA